TGCAGGCTCAACCATCACCCGTGATGTAGCAGAGAACAGTTTAGCGGTAGAACGTTCGAAGCAATTTGCCAAAGAAAATTATCAACGTCCGCAAAAGATCAAGAAATAAGAGGAAATCATCATGTGTGGTATCGTCGGTGGCGTTGCAGAACGTAATATCAGTACTATTCTGATTGAAGGCTTAAAACGCCTTGAATACCGTGGCTATGATTCAGCTGGTCTTGCACTCGTGAATGCAGAGCAAGTTCTACGTGAACGTCGTGTTGGTAAAGTGACCAACCTTGAACAAGCTGTCAATGCATCCAAAATCACAGGTTCACTTGGGATTGCGCACACCCGTTGGGCAACCCATGGTAAACCAACTGAAGCCAATGCCCACCCGCATATCTCTGGCAATGTAGCCGTAGTACATAACGGTATTATTGAAAATTATCAAGAACTTAAAGATGATCTTGAAGCTTTAGGTTATGTGTTTACCTCACAAACAGATACCGAAGTGGTTGCTCATTTGGTCAATCATGCACTGAAAAGCACACCAAGTTTACTTGAAGCCGTCAAACAAGTCGTGCCTCAACTCAAAGGTGCCTATGCACTTGGAATTGCGCATACCGACCATCCTGATGAATTGATTACGGTACGTGAAGGTTCGCCATTGGTGATTGGTGTTGGTATTGGTGAAAACTTTATTAGTTCAGACCAATTGGCGCTGTTACCGATCACCAACCGTTTTATTTACCTTGAAGAAGGTGATATTGCACGCTTAACCCGTAATAGCATTGAAGTTTTCGCGAATGGTCAACGTGTGGAACGTCCAATTAAAGAATTGGATGCTACGGTGAGCAATGCCTCAAAAGGCGAATATAAGCATTACATGCTGAAAGAAATTTACGAGCAGCCAGAAGCCATTAAACAAACCATTTCTCAAGCGTTAAATGGTAATGCACTGCGTGAAGATTTCTTGGCATCTGCAGTAACAGACTTTTCCAACATTCAACAAGTGCAAATTATTGCCTGTGGGACCAGCTACCACGCGGGTATGATTGCAAAATATTGGTTTGAACAACTGATTGATTTGCCGTGCCAAGTCGAAATTGCCAGCGAATTCCGTTATCGTACACCCGTCATTGTTAACAATACACTGTATGTGTGTATTTCTCAGTCTGGTGAAACAGCCGATACCTTAGCAGCACTTCGTGATACACAAAAACGTGCAGCTGCCAAAGGCTTAAATATCACCACCATGACCATTTGCAATGTCGCAACATCGTCAATGGTTCGTGAAACCAATCATAGCTTATTGACCCTTGCTGGCCCTGAAATTGGTGTGGCATCAACCAAAGCCTTTACCACTCAGCTTGCTGCGCTTATGTTGTTGATTTTAAAAATTGGTCAAATCAAACACACTATTTCAGAAGATGCCATTGCAAAAATTGTGGCTGAATTGTGGCATACGCCAAAAGTGATTTTGGATACACTGCAAAATAATGCTGAAATTTTGCGCCTGTCTGAATTGTTTGTTGAAAAACAGCACTGCTTGTTCTTAGGTCGCGGCACGCACTTCCCAATTGCGTTGGAAGGTGCATTGAAACTGAAAGAGATTTCATATATTCATGCCGAAGGTTATGCTGCTGGTGAACTGAAACATGGTCCATTAGCATTGGTTGATAACGATATGCCTGTAGTAATTTTGGCACCGAAGGATGACATGCTCGACAAGCTAAAATCCAATATGGAAGAAGTTCAAGCACGTGGCGGTGAACTTTTTGTCTTTGCCGATGAAAACAGCGGAATTAAAGCGAAAGACCGTCAACATGTGGTGAATGTCCCAACTGTTGATCCGGTATTGGCACCAATTGTGTATAGCATTCCAGTACAACTTCTTTCTTATCATGTTGCAGTTCTGCGAGGTACGGACGTTGACCAACCACGTAACCTTGCGAAATCTGTGACTGTTGAATAATTTTTTTGAGGCTGATCATTCAGCTGTATTTAGGTAATAAAGTATCACCCTAGGTAATATAGTTTCATCTTTAGCAATAAAGTATCATCTCATATTGATTAAAGATTGATCGCCTGCTATTCTGAATAAATAAAGAATAGCGGGCGATTTGTTATGGTTACAGAACATCAGCAGAAACGCTGGATCAAAGAAGGACGTGGTCAAGGCTATCTAAAAGATTATAAGCCATGGATTACTGTACGAGATGTTAGCTCAAAAGGTCGTTCTCACCGAGTTTTTGGCCATACAACGAAACGCACCCATCATTTATTATCTGATTTAGAACTTGCAATTTTTCTACTTTTAGACTGGAATCCGTTAATTACTGATATCAGAGAGCAGTTCCCCTTGCCTCTCAACACTACGCTCGAAATTTCAGAAGGAGCCCAAATATCTCACCCCAAAATTAAAGATACTCTACAAACTATAAGTTCAAGTTTTTATGTAAATAGTCAAAGTACTAACCAACCAAATTTTGTCATCCGAACTAAATACACAAATAGCTTAAAGGATGAGAGAATCATTGAAAAACTAGAGCTTGAGCGTAGATATTGGAAAAGTACAGATACACCTTGGTATATCCTTACAGAAAAAGAAATTCCTTCCGTTATTTTGAATAACATCAAATGGCTTTATCCAGCCATGAGAGAATCTAGTACTGAAATTTACAATCGTTTAAACGATTATATTCATATATTTACACAGTATCCTGAGCTCGACTTAATTACTTTAAGTAAAAAAATAGATCAAGTGTATAATTTAACGATTGGTACGTCTTTAGCTGAGCTCCGAGAACTGCTTGCTCAACGCTATTTTATTTTCGATATAACTAAAGACTATAAAAAGATTAAAGCCTCTGAGATCAAGTTAGGAAATTTTGAAATATGGGAGGAGATTCGCCATGTTTCGAATCAATAGTGTATATAAATTTCAAGGTAAAGATTACCGCATTCTTAAAATTATTCCTTCTCATATTATCTGGATTGATTTAAATCATCCTAATGCTAATCCCTCTATAATAAAAAAAGAAGAACTGATTACAGCCATAGAAGTAGGCGAAGCAGAAATAACCGATGATCCTTTTGCCGATATCTCCTTGATTAATGTGACAGAAGGCTCTGTACAGCAAAAAAAACGTGATATGGGAATGAACATTATAGATTTACTCATATCTAATGAGCATTTCTATGATCCATCTATTCGTTTTAGCCTTGTTAAAATAATTATTGAGCAGCATAAAACAACTCATCAAACCATTTATAGATTAGCACGTCGATACTGGCAACGAGGTCAAACACCAAATGCACTTATTCCCAGTTATAACAATTCTGGTGCTAAAGGTGTTAAACGTATTGCAAAAAATAAAAAACTAGGTAGGCCAAGAAAATATAGTGAAGGTGTTGGTGCATTAGTTGATCAGAATGTCGAGCGACTTTTCAGAATTAATATTAATAAATATATGTTAACGAAGGATAAATATTCTTTGAGTTATGCCTATCGTAAATTTTCTACGATGTATCATTCATTATTTCCAGATATTGCTGATAGCGAAATTCCGACCATCTGGCAATTTAAATATTTTTATGAGCGTGAGTTTCCAAAAGTAACTCAACTTACTGCTCGAACCAATCCAATTATCTATGCAAAAGACATCCGAGAGCTCCATTCAACTGTCAACACCCAAGTCCTAGGGCCAGGTTCTCGCTATGAAATTGATGCAACCATTGCTGATATTTATCTTGTATCAGATTCAGATCGTGCCTGTATTGTCGGAAGACCCACTATTTATTTAGTTGCTGACGTATTTAGTAGAATGGTGGTTGGTTTCTATATTGGATTTGAAAATGCCTCCTATGTAACTGCAATGCAAGCTCTACAAGTCGCCATGACAGATAAAGTTGAGTTATGCAAACAATATGGTTATGAAATTACATATGATGACTGGCCATGTATTGGATTACCCGATGCTATTTTAGCAGATCGAGGAGAATTATTAGGGCATCAGATTGAAGCTTTAGAATATAACTTTTCTATTCGTATCGAAAATACTGCACCTTATCGTGGAGATTTAAAACCAATTGTTGAACGTTATTTCAGAACTATTCAGACAAAATTTAAGCCTTTTGCTTCTGGTGTAGTACAACAGGTTAAAGAAAAAAAACGTGGGGGCTCTGACTACCGGTTAGATGCAACACTTACTATAACTGAATTTAAGCAGATCATTATTGGTTCAATACTTGCACATAATACATCACATCAATTGACAACTTATGATCGTGATATAGATATGCCTAGCGATTTGCCTTTAGTTCCTATTCATTTATGGAATTGGGGAATACAACATCGTGTGGGTCAGTTAAAACAAGTTTCTGAAAAAGCATTACGTGTTGCTTTATTACCTAAAATTAAAGCGACCTTGTCTGACCTTGGCCTAAAAATGTTTGGAGTATTTTATAATTGCCCTGAAATATATAAACAAGGCTGGATGCATCGTAAAAAATCTATTTCTCGTCCAGAATCATTTCAAGTGGCTTATGATCCAAGTAATGCAGAAATAATTTATGTGTTTTATCAGGAGCATAGTTTAGATTATTGGGAAGCTACACTTTCTCCAAGATCTAGAGAATTCATGGGCTGTAGTTTTTGGGAAGTTTGGCAGGTTCAACACGAACAAAAGAAAACAAAAGCCGCTCAAAATCTAAAAACCAATAGGTCTCAAGCAAACCTTGAAGAACATATTGAATCAATTATTGCTCGGGCAGATGCAAAAAAACCTTCTTCAACACTTAGTAAAAAAGAACGTTTAACTGATCTTCGTAAAAATAAACAAGCTGAAAAAGATAGTGAACGATTGAAACAGAGAAACAACAGCCAAAAATCGTCAAAATCTGCCTTTACGGTTCTAGACCACTCTGAACAGTCTTCAGAAAATCAAAGTAATATTATTCCTATGCCTAAGTCTAGACAATTTATAGATTTAGAAAATGATGAAGATTACAAACTACGTTTTGGCATTTATCAAGAGTTACTAGATGACCTTGGAGATTCTGGCGATGAAAATTGATATTCACTAAATTCAAATAAGCGGGATACAATTATGACTAATAAAAACGACCATGCAGTGTATACAGAAAGTCCTGTTTCCGACTATCAGGGAAATCCTTTTATCGAAGCCTTACCCGAAATTTTTGAGGCAAAAGATACAATCCAAGCCATTAGGGGTACTATCGAATTTAAATTATCTGATCGACAACTACCCAACAATACTCGTGCTCATATTATATCCCAGTTATTAAATAATTTTTTTCACCCTATTAAACGGCATTTAACATTAGAACAAAAAATTTCTATTATGTTGAGAAAAGGCTATGTAGGACGAAATATTACTACAGGTGATTTAAATCGGCATTTACAAAATAGTTTTGAACATATTAAAAGCAATGATTTTAATGCTTCTCGCCATACAGATTTAATATCAACAGCACAAAGTCTAGTGTTTATCGGTTTCTCTGGTAGTGGCAAAACAACCACGTTAAATCGCATTCTTAGAAATTACCCACAAAAAATTTATCATCCTGAACATAATTTCACTCAGCTGGTCTATCTAAAAATAGACTGCCCATATAATGGCTCACTTAAATCCCTATATTTAAGTTTCTTTAGTGCTGTTGACCGTGCTTTAGGAACTAATTATGAGCAACAATATACTCAAAAAAGACATAATGAACAAAAGCTCTTGCAACTTATGGGACACATTGCCCATCTTCATGCAATCGGTCTTTTGGTGATTGATGAAATTCAACACCTCATGGCAAACAGATCTAAAAATTCTGATGAAATGTTAAATTTTTTTGTGACCTTAGTGAATATTTATAGCTTGCCAATCATTATGGTAGGAACACCTAAAGCAAGTAACATATTTGAACGTGATCTGCGCTCATCACGTCGAGCTGTAGGTTTTGGTTCAATTCACTGGGAACCTATAAAAAATGAGCCTGTAATAAAAACCCCAGATGGGAAAGTTCGAAAATCTGAGTGGATGACATTTACAGATGCTCTTTGGAAATATCAGTGGTTAAGAAAAGCTGATCTCGCACTCTCAGAGGAGTTACGACAATGCTGGTTTGATCTAACCCAAGGTATTTTAGACGTAACAGTTAAGCTTTTTGTCCTTGCACAAATACGAGCAATTGAATCTGGTTTAGAACGAATCACTGTAAAATTGCTCCAAAATACATATCAAGAAGACTTTAAACCAATTCATCATATTATAGATGCCTTACGTTCAGGTGATGCTCGACGAATTGCACAATATCCTGATTTGATCACACCTGAAATTGACAGACAATTGTTAAAACTTTTTTCCAAAATCGAAGAAAGTGCAATTGAGCAAGAAGATGAGCTTGATGAATATCAAGGACATGATGAATCTATGCGTTTACATGCTCTGTTACTTGAGCTTGGTTATGACTCCAAGATTTTGATACCGATGGTTAAAAAAGTATTTATTAAACATCCTGATAAACACTTAACCGAGCTACTCCCCATCATTATGGACTGGTTAAAGCAGGATGTAGATCCAACAAAGAGTCCCTCATTATCGAAACCCAAAACATCCAAACCTAAACTGCTTAAATATGATCAATGGCATACATTAGATTCACTTGACTTACGTTTTCAATTTTCACAAAAAGAGAGTGATCAAAGCTTTTATGATCATTTAAAAGCCCAAACAGATTTGATCTTTAATATATCTAATTGGATAAAACAAGTGAGTTAGGTATGCTAAATTTTCCTATGCCTTATGAACATGAGCTAATTTATAGTACAGTGGCTCGTGCTGGAATTCGTTTAGCATTTGAAAGTCCAAAGCAATTACTTGATGCAGTGTTTCAAAATAGGAAGGTTATTGCTACGGTTGATTTACCCTGTCATCTTAATTCGATTGTTAATCAGTATACTGAGGAACAATTGAGTCTACAAAATATAATATATAAACATACATTATTTCCTATATATGCACCTTTTGTACCTGAAACAAGGCGACAACAATGTTTCAAATGGATGGCTAATATTTCACAAGGCTCAGTACATCTTTCTTTGGGAATTAATGCTTCACGAGTCCCTGTTATTCATAGACTACGTTACTGCCCACAATGTTTGAAAGAGCAAGCGCTTCAAAAAGGTGAATTCTACTGGCTACGTTTATGGCAAATACAGGGAGCTTGCTGTCCGCAACACGGTAGGCTTGTAGAATCAACAATAGATTTAAGATCATTACATCGACATGATTTCATGGTACCTTCAGATGTTTTTTGTACTGAATGGAATCAGGTACCAGCAACAAGTGATGAACTTTTCATTAGCTCAAAATTAATAGAATTGTTATCTACACCACCTTTTGTATCATCGAGTTACGAACAGTGGACGATGTTTTATAATGAATTAGCCAGACGAAATGACTGTATTCGTGGGCAAAACCAAATTGCTTTCGATCAAATTTTAGAAAAAATATTGTTACGGTGGCCACAAAAATTTCTTAGACAATATCATTTGGATGACTTAGCTTCTGAAACCAGTTGGCTACGTCATATTTTTAGAAAGCATCGTAAAAGCTTTAGTTATCTGGAACATATTATTGTAATTGAAGCTTTTCTAAATGCCGACTGGTCTTTTGCAGATATGTTCACTCAAGTTAAATCTTTCAAGAAAGTAACAACTCAACAGAATAATCAAACAAAATATCAGGATGCTAATTTTGAAATAACCAGAGCTGAGAATCGTGAAAAATGGGTAGATTTAGTACAAAACCATGGGGTTAAACCCGCTCGTCACCTACAGGCAGCTCTTTATGCATGGCTATATCGAAACGATAAAGATTGGCTTTTGCAGACAAACCAAAACTTCCATCAGAAGTTTATTCCTCAAGGGACTAAAATTGATTGGCAAAAACGCGATCTTTTGTATGTAAGGCAACTTATTCAGCTTAAGAATACTTTAATCTGGGATTTAGATAGTCCAAGACGTTCTATGAAATGGTGGTTAAAACAAACGTCTACTTCAAATACATTAGAAAAAAACTTGCATAAACTCCCCCTAATTAGACGCTTTCTAGAGCGATATTGTGAAGATATTAGCTGTTATCAAATCAGGCGCCTAACAAAAGTTTTTATAGATAGTAATCTCAACAGACAACCACTTCCTCAGTGGCGCATTCTACGAAAAGCTGGATTAAGTGAGGATCGGATGACTTCTGAAACAAAAAAATTTCTGGAATACATCATTCATGAATTTCCTAATATGATTCAAAATTAATTTGATTAAAGCGTTACCTTAATGAAATTAAACTTTGAAATTTCAATAAAATAAGCTTTAATATATGCAGTGTTTTTTCAATCGACTAAAGATTCAAATGGTAAAGCATAGATGATAAAAATTAAAAATTTTCCTGAAAATGCTAGAATTACTTTTTTAGGTTCTATTTTTAAAGAAAGAAAAAACACTGAATGCTATATAAATATAGGATTAGAAAATTATAAATATTCAATAGAAAATCAGAGATATATACTGAAATATGCTCGTTTTTCTAATATGCCATTATTAGCGCGCAATCGACGTTTCAATCAGACTGAAACCTTTATTCCTTTTAATGAATCTACTATCACCATTCAAATTGATAACTTTCAAAAATGGAATATTTTAATTAATGATTCAGGACAGTATAATTTCAGTAATATTGTTAGCGATATTAATGAAAAATATAAAGATATTGAAATTATTTTACCCCAGATAGAACTCGCTAGAGTATTATTCTTGCATAATGCCTATCTATCTCGTAGTGCACTGAATCAAACACGTCTTTCTGGTGAATTTGATATCATAAAGGGAGAAAATCAAACTCTGATCAATATTCCTACATTTTGTAACTTCCCACTATCTCAATATGATAATGTCGGAATGCGCCGCTTGCTCGCATGGATATTACTCGATACAGAGGCCCGAACATCTTTCGAAAGCATCTCCAAAAATTTTTTAAGTGAGAAATTTCAGACAAAAGTCCGAGAATACTGGAACTTTAATTTTATCCCACCTTCATTAAAAGGTGCTGAAATCACATTAAAAGTATATTTTAGTCCGAAGAAAAACAAATATTATGTAAATGAAATTCTAGCAATATCAAACTTACCCAGTGAAATTAATCATACTGTCATTTTTTGCAGCCCTAAATTTACGGTAAAAAATACTCAGGAAAGCTCACAGGGCTCTTCTAGAGGTAGTAAGCATCTCCAAGAGGAAGATCCTATAATTGATGATAAAAAAGAAGCAAATAGTGATAAAAAAATAGCAATTATTGATTCACCTAAAATCACACTAGCACTCTCATCTCCTTTTGAAACGAAAAAAGCAGTAATTAAACGTTCTGGTAAAAAGGGCAGCTTTAATAACGATGATATAACTATCTTACCTGAACCTGACGTCGGTACAGGGGAATCCACTATTTTTGGAGAAATTGGCCGGGGGGAATTTGAAAATTGTCAAGATGAGAGTGATGACCTTAAACTATTTATGAAAAGATTTGAATCATTTCAAGCTATGATTGAGGAATTCAGATCACAGAATAATATTCTATCAAAATTTAGATTTACCATTTCTAAGCTTCCCGCTGTCAATCGATCCAAGCTACATAAGACCGATGATGGCAACTTTCGAAGTATTGCGGAAGTACAGCTAGAATTTCAAGGTAAAAAATTTTCCATTCTAGAAATTGATACTAGCGACAATTACAAACCACTTTCAACATTAATTGTTAAAGTCGAAAATTTTGAAGCCTGGGATCAAAATTTTCCAATTTTTAAACAACAGATTATCAGACGTTCTTTGCGTTGGCCCACGGCAAAATCCTTAAAAGATATTGGCATTCCCAAAGGCATTAACCATCCAAAAAACAAATTTGAGATAAGTGAGTCTGATAAAGAGTTTACAGATTGGTTGAAGCGGTTTACAGAAGTCTTAAAATCTGCTTAATAGTTTTCTCTATGGCATAAATATTTGGGTCTTTGGATTGAACTCACCTACCATAAGATGATACTTTATTACTGGCTATCTTATAGAATTAAGAATGCATGATGATATACGATGATACTTTATTTTCAAAATTTATGATCAGTAGCTATAAAAATCAATCATATATTAGTGATTCAAGATGAAACTTTATTACTGGATTACAATCAGCCTCTTTTCATTTTATTAGGGAACAAACATGAGCCTCACTTGTTTTAAAGCTTACGATATCCGCGGCAAACTTGGCACAGAACTCAATGAAGAGATTGCTTATAAAATTGGTCGTGCTTATGGTGAAATTTATCAGCCCAAATCTGTTGTTGTGGGTTGCGATGTCCGTTTAACAAGTGAAGATCTAAAACAAGCGACCATCAAAGGTTTAAATGATGCAGGTGTTAATGTTTTAGATTTGGGCATGACCGGTACTGAAGAAGTGTACTTTGGTGCCTTTCACCTTGATGTCCAAGGGGGCATCGAAATCACAGCCAGTCATAATCCAATGGACTATAACGGTATGAAATTGGTTCGTGAAAATGCACGTCCAATCAGTGCTGATACCGGTTTAAAAGATATTCAATTACTTGCGGAATCAGGCAAATTCAAAGAAGTTGATTCTAAAGGTACAACCCAAAAATATAATATCCTCCCTGAATTTGTCGATCATTTAATGACGTATATTGATCCTGCAAAAATTAGCCCATTAAGACTTGTCGTAAATGCCGGCAATGGTGCAGCAGGTCACGTGATTGATGCGATTGAAGAAAAATTTAAAACTCTCAATATTCCCGTTGAGTTTATTAAAATTCATCATGAAGCAGATGGTACGTTCCCAAATGGTATCCCCAACCCACTATTAGTAGAAAACCGTGATAGCACACGAAATGCGGTACTAGAATATGGTGCAGATATGGGCTTAGCATGGGATGGTGACTTCGACCGTTGTTTTCTTTTTGATGAAAAAGGTCAATTTATTGAAGGTTATTACATCGTCGGTCTCTTGGCACAAGCGTTCTTACTAAAACAATCTGGTGAGAAAATTGTCCATGACCCACGTTTAGTATGGAATACATTTGATATTGTTGAACAATTCAAAGGTGAAGCAATCCAGTCAAAATCAGGTCACTCTTTCATTAAAGAAAAAATGCGTGAGCATAATGCTGTGTATGGCGGTGAAATGTCAGCACACCATTATTTCCGTGATTTTGCTTATTGTGATAGCGGTATGATTCCTTGGTTATTGGCTGTTTCAGTATTGTCTGAAACACAAAAACCATTGTCTTCTTTGGTTGAAGAGATGATTGAAAAATTCCCATGTTCTGGTGAAATCAATTTTAAAGTAGCTGACACACAAGTAACTATTCAGAAGATCTTTGATCACTTCGCAGATCAACATCCAACAATTGATAAAACTGATGGTGTAAGTTTAGATTTTGGTGCTTGGCGTTTAAATGTCCGAGCTTCTAACACAGAACCATTGTTACGCCTTAATATTGAAAGCCGTAAAGATCAAAACCCTCAACCAATTCAATATTATATTGATCAACTTACTCACTTGATTCAATCGTAATTTGATTTGTTATAAAATAATAAAAAAGAGCCTAGAGGCTCTTTTTTATTACATCAAAATTTAATCTCGATATCCGTTGGGATTTTTTTTCTGCCAATTCCAACTATCTGCCAACATATCTTCTAAGCCAAATTTTGGTTGCCAACCCAATTCAGCAACTGCACGTGCATTATTTGCAAATGTTGTTGCAACATCACCTGCACGACGTGGTGCAAACTCAAATGGAATCTCAATCCGATTGACTTTTTCAAAGGTATTTTTAATTTCTAGAACCGAACAACCCTTGCCTGTACCGATGTTCCAAGCACGACAGCCTTGCGCATTTAAGCGATTTTCAAGTGCGCATAAATGGGCATTAGCCAAATCCACGACATGAATATAATCGCGCACCCCTGTTCCATCGACAGTCTCATAATCATTACCAAAAATTGATAATTTTTCACGACGCCCCACCGCCACTTGAGTCACATAAGGCATTAAATTGTTTGGAATGCCTTGTGGATCTTCACCGATCTGTCCACTTTTATGCGCACCAACAGGGTTAAAATAGCGCAATAAAGCAATCGACCATCGCTCATCGGCTTGTGAAATTTTTTCAAGTAACTGCTCAACAATGAGTTTGGTATAGCCATAGTTATTACTTGGCATGCCAGTAGGCATCTCTTCATTGAGTGGTGAAATATTTGCTTCATCATATACGGTTGCAGAAGAGCTAAAGACCAAATTAAATACCTTTGCACGCTCCATGGCTTGGACTAAGCTAATCGAACCCGCAATGTTATTTTCAAAGTATTTCAAAGGAATTTGCTGACTTTCACCCACCGCTTTTAAGCCAGCAAAATGAATCACCGCATCAATGTTATGATTTTGAAAAATTTGGTCTAATACGTTTTGATCAAGGATATTTCCTTCAAAAAAATCTAAAGATTTTT
This window of the Acinetobacter sp. NCu2D-2 genome carries:
- the galE gene encoding UDP-glucose 4-epimerase GalE, with protein sequence MTKILVTGGAGYIGSHTCVELLNAGHDVVVIDNLSNSSREALNRVQQLTEKSLDFFEGNILDQNVLDQIFQNHNIDAVIHFAGLKAVGESQQIPLKYFENNIAGSISLVQAMERAKVFNLVFSSSATVYDEANISPLNEEMPTGMPSNNYGYTKLIVEQLLEKISQADERWSIALLRYFNPVGAHKSGQIGEDPQGIPNNLMPYVTQVAVGRREKLSIFGNDYETVDGTGVRDYIHVVDLANAHLCALENRLNAQGCRAWNIGTGKGCSVLEIKNTFEKVNRIEIPFEFAPRRAGDVATTFANNARAVAELGWQPKFGLEDMLADSWNWQKKNPNGYRD
- a CDS encoding Tn7-like element transposition protein TnsE — encoded protein: MIKIKNFPENARITFLGSIFKERKNTECYINIGLENYKYSIENQRYILKYARFSNMPLLARNRRFNQTETFIPFNESTITIQIDNFQKWNILINDSGQYNFSNIVSDINEKYKDIEIILPQIELARVLFLHNAYLSRSALNQTRLSGEFDIIKGENQTLINIPTFCNFPLSQYDNVGMRRLLAWILLDTEARTSFESISKNFLSEKFQTKVREYWNFNFIPPSLKGAEITLKVYFSPKKNKYYVNEILAISNLPSEINHTVIFCSPKFTVKNTQESSQGSSRGSKHLQEEDPIIDDKKEANSDKKIAIIDSPKITLALSSPFETKKAVIKRSGKKGSFNNDDITILPEPDVGTGESTIFGEIGRGEFENCQDESDDLKLFMKRFESFQAMIEEFRSQNNILSKFRFTISKLPAVNRSKLHKTDDGNFRSIAEVQLEFQGKKFSILEIDTSDNYKPLSTLIVKVENFEAWDQNFPIFKQQIIRRSLRWPTAKSLKDIGIPKGINHPKNKFEISESDKEFTDWLKRFTEVLKSA
- a CDS encoding phosphomannomutase/phosphoglucomutase; its protein translation is MSLTCFKAYDIRGKLGTELNEEIAYKIGRAYGEIYQPKSVVVGCDVRLTSEDLKQATIKGLNDAGVNVLDLGMTGTEEVYFGAFHLDVQGGIEITASHNPMDYNGMKLVRENARPISADTGLKDIQLLAESGKFKEVDSKGTTQKYNILPEFVDHLMTYIDPAKISPLRLVVNAGNGAAGHVIDAIEEKFKTLNIPVEFIKIHHEADGTFPNGIPNPLLVENRDSTRNAVLEYGADMGLAWDGDFDRCFLFDEKGQFIEGYYIVGLLAQAFLLKQSGEKIVHDPRLVWNTFDIVEQFKGEAIQSKSGHSFIKEKMREHNAVYGGEMSAHHYFRDFAYCDSGMIPWLLAVSVLSETQKPLSSLVEEMIEKFPCSGEINFKVADTQVTIQKIFDHFADQHPTIDKTDGVSLDFGAWRLNVRASNTEPLLRLNIESRKDQNPQPIQYYIDQLTHLIQS